Within Verrucomicrobiota bacterium, the genomic segment GGTTTGTGAGAAGGTAATGCCTTGGCTAAGGGATTTTTAAGGTTTTAGCTGCAGCTTGCCGAACAGAATGCGGGTACGGGCTCGTGTTTCCGTGCCGCTATCCCAAACCGCGCGGTATTCTCCAGGTGCCACTTCGAAAAGGGTCGGGTAAGAGTTTTTGACTCCGGCGTGGTAAAAGGTCTTCTGTTCACTCCAACTTCCAGCTGTTTCTTTTGTCTTATAACGCAAGGAGGTTCGTCCACCATTTGGAAATCCAGGCCAGCTAAAATCACGCTGGGCGGGGCCATCGCTGTAAACGTAAATATGAGTCCCATCTGCTCCTCGTGCGAAGAAACCTTTGGATTTGGCGTTGTGCAGCTCAGGTTCCGCTCGAGCAATGCTCCAGCTATGACCTCCATCACGGCTGAAGCTTGAGTAAGCGCGCGGAGGATCCGTTGTTTCAGCGGTCTCATCATAATTGGCTGTGCGCATGACAATTTTCAATTCCTCAGGACGATCACCTATAGCAATGTTACCCTCGTGGAGAAAAACCCGGGCATCCACCGGCTGCGGGATATAAGCTTCGAGATCCCACTCCAGCAGAGAGCTACTGCTCAAGACAAAGTGGTCACGGCTTCCACGAGGATCGGCTGCCAAAGTATTCCGGTG encodes:
- a CDS encoding sialidase family protein, which encodes MKRASQILFTFLFLSVLVQASDWPDYKGDVTDLRELRHVEQHSDSWRVWQPVIAQWKQKHLIVAFGAMTNGKKDMGDIFAMVSRNDGDTWDEPVAVFDHDVWQGDIQFAYANPVLFKPEDQNVIWCFAMRCSIKQENSEESYLVAAFSADGGRSWSPVELAMHYTGPLITNATIVETVIDGRKRYLLPAHRNTLAADPRGSRDHFVLSSSSLLEWDLEAYIPQPVDARVFLHEGNIAIGDRPEELKIVMRTANYDETAETTDPPRAYSSFSRDGGHSWSIARAEPELHNAKSKGFFARGADGTHIYVYSDGPAQRDFSWPGFPNGGRTSLRYKTKETAGSWSEQKTFYHAGVKNSYPTLFEVAPGEYRAVWDSGTETRARTRILFGKLQLKP